The Peribacillus sp. FSL P2-0133 genome has a segment encoding these proteins:
- a CDS encoding zinc ABC transporter substrate-binding protein: protein MKIRALLSLFLVTAVFLSACGNSKGESSKEETKDALNIYTTVYPLQYFTEAIGGEYVNVETVYPPGTDEHSFEPSQKDIVKMAESDLFFYIGYNLEGFVTKAEPILSKEGVSTIAVGETVHLDEHAHEEEHAHEEDGHDHGGVNPHLWLDPIYSIDMAKTIKDELTKKMPEQEEYFNNHFNELSEKLEALDEKFATTIESGRTNKIIVSHSAYGYWEERYGLEQIGVTGLTSSNEPSQKELGKIVTMAKEEDLNYVIFEQNISSKLTEIIQKEMGAKSLELHNLSVLTDKDIKAGEDYFSLMEKNVKTLQTALQ from the coding sequence ATGAAAATCCGAGCATTGCTCTCACTTTTCCTTGTTACTGCGGTATTTCTGTCAGCCTGCGGTAACTCAAAGGGAGAATCGAGTAAAGAAGAAACCAAGGATGCCTTAAATATATATACGACGGTTTACCCTTTACAGTACTTCACGGAGGCCATTGGCGGGGAGTACGTAAATGTCGAAACGGTTTATCCTCCCGGAACGGATGAACACTCATTCGAACCCTCTCAAAAAGATATTGTAAAAATGGCTGAGTCAGACCTATTTTTCTATATTGGCTATAATCTAGAAGGCTTTGTAACCAAGGCTGAACCAATTCTAAGCAAAGAAGGCGTCAGTACGATTGCGGTGGGCGAAACGGTTCATCTTGATGAGCATGCACACGAAGAGGAACATGCACATGAAGAAGACGGTCATGACCATGGGGGCGTTAATCCGCATTTGTGGTTAGATCCCATCTATTCCATTGACATGGCTAAAACCATCAAGGACGAATTAACGAAAAAAATGCCGGAGCAGGAAGAATATTTCAACAATCATTTCAACGAGCTTTCCGAAAAGCTTGAGGCACTTGATGAAAAATTCGCGACGACGATCGAGTCGGGCCGTACCAATAAGATCATCGTTTCCCATTCTGCATATGGTTATTGGGAGGAACGCTATGGATTGGAACAAATTGGCGTCACAGGACTAACATCTTCAAACGAACCTTCTCAAAAGGAACTGGGGAAAATCGTAACCATGGCTAAAGAAGAAGACTTGAACTACGTCATCTTTGAGCAAAATATCAGTTCTAAACTAACCGAGATCATCCAAAAGGAAATGGGAGCGAAATCACTTGAGCTCCATAACCTTTCCGTGTTGACGGATAAAGATATCAAAGCCGGTGAAGATTACTTCAGTTTAATGGAAAAGAATGTTAAGACACTTCAAACTGCATTGCAATAG
- a CDS encoding DctP family TRAP transporter solute-binding subunit, protein MRALWGYLLLIGLGLLIAVYISFQSFFTSFGFNLPKDEEQIGMKDQIVIKFSHVVAENTPKGLAANRFAQLVDEYTDHRVKIEVYPNQSLYSDHEEIEALQENKVQMIAPTTSKITSISKKWMLLDLPYVFPTDAALQEALNGEVGEELLKQLNTIDIEGLAFWSNNYKQITSSKPIRHPSDFAGKNFRIMPSAVLESQFNHFGATTSELEFNETFKSLEINETDSQENTISNIYSKKLYEVQKYLTISDHGYLGYVVMINKPFWNKLPLDIQQQIQRAMDDTTKWLWIKSNELNQEQLKEIQQKSNIDIYKLSDEEKKEWMDEMTVIYPEFESTIGTELMTKMEKIREKHLKE, encoded by the coding sequence ATGCGTGCATTATGGGGGTACTTATTATTAATTGGCCTGGGGCTGTTGATAGCAGTGTATATATCGTTTCAATCGTTCTTTACAAGCTTCGGTTTCAATTTGCCGAAGGATGAGGAGCAGATCGGGATGAAGGATCAAATCGTGATTAAGTTCAGTCATGTCGTTGCCGAAAATACACCTAAAGGGCTAGCTGCGAACCGGTTTGCCCAACTTGTCGATGAATATACAGACCATCGGGTCAAGATTGAAGTTTATCCTAATCAGTCATTATATAGTGATCATGAAGAAATCGAAGCATTACAAGAAAACAAGGTGCAGATGATTGCTCCAACTACATCTAAAATTACGAGCATATCAAAGAAATGGATGCTATTGGACCTTCCTTACGTCTTTCCGACGGACGCTGCGTTGCAGGAAGCATTGAATGGGGAAGTGGGGGAAGAGCTGCTTAAGCAGCTGAACACCATCGATATCGAAGGACTCGCATTTTGGTCGAATAACTATAAACAGATTACAAGCAGTAAACCGATACGGCATCCAAGTGATTTTGCAGGAAAGAATTTTAGAATCATGCCAAGTGCAGTCCTGGAAAGCCAATTCAATCATTTTGGGGCGACAACTTCTGAGCTGGAGTTTAATGAAACGTTTAAAAGCCTTGAAATCAATGAAACGGACAGCCAGGAAAACACGATTTCGAATATCTATTCCAAGAAATTATATGAGGTGCAAAAATATTTAACGATCAGTGATCATGGCTATTTAGGGTATGTCGTCATGATAAACAAGCCGTTTTGGAACAAACTCCCGTTGGACATTCAACAGCAAATCCAACGGGCGATGGATGATACAACGAAATGGCTATGGATCAAATCAAATGAATTGAATCAGGAACAGCTTAAGGAAATCCAGCAAAAATCGAATATCGACATCTATAAACTGTCAGATGAAGAAAAGAAAGAATGGATGGATGAGATGACCGTCATCTATCCGGAATTCGAATCAACGATTGGAACCGAATTGATGACGAAGATGGAAAAGATCCGTGAAAAGCATTTAAAGGAATAA
- a CDS encoding response regulator, with product MTNEIRVLLIEDDPMVQEVNKQFIERLPAFKVVDTASNGLEGLVKIRQSNPDLVILDIFMPSLNGVDTLYQIRKEQIDVDVIIISAANDQKTIRKMMQNGAFDYLIKPFKFDRLKHTLEQYFAFRMEVEPDHQISQTQLDRILFQNKTHSEASPKYDVPKGLNGATLEQVTKFIKTQPGSLSAEEVADGIGIARVTARRYLEYLHGEEVLQLDVQYGSIGRPVNRYRLKKP from the coding sequence ATGACTAACGAAATTCGTGTACTTTTAATTGAAGACGACCCAATGGTCCAAGAGGTCAACAAACAGTTCATCGAGCGCCTGCCTGCCTTTAAAGTCGTTGATACAGCTTCAAATGGGCTTGAAGGTCTGGTAAAAATCAGGCAGTCTAATCCCGACCTTGTCATTTTGGACATCTTCATGCCTTCTTTAAACGGGGTTGATACACTTTATCAAATCAGAAAAGAGCAAATTGATGTGGATGTCATCATCATTTCAGCGGCAAATGATCAGAAAACGATCCGAAAAATGATGCAGAACGGGGCTTTTGACTATTTAATCAAGCCATTTAAATTCGATAGGCTAAAACATACGCTGGAACAATACTTCGCTTTTCGGATGGAGGTTGAACCTGACCATCAAATTTCTCAAACCCAGCTCGACCGAATTCTCTTTCAAAATAAAACACATTCTGAAGCGAGTCCGAAATATGATGTTCCCAAAGGATTGAATGGCGCGACTCTTGAGCAGGTGACGAAATTCATAAAGACCCAGCCTGGGTCACTTTCTGCAGAAGAAGTGGCTGATGGGATTGGTATCGCCAGAGTTACAGCAAGGCGCTATCTTGAATACCTGCATGGCGAAGAAGTCCTTCAGCTTGACGTACAGTATGGCAGCATAGGCCGCCCTGTCAATAGGTACCGGCTTAAAAAACCTTAA
- a CDS encoding ABC transporter permease — MNIEQLHNQYKTSLKKENRLIRFYQILIFIVFFSSWEILSRTEVIDPLIFSSPTKVWHLFIQKLGDGTLLSHSGVTLFETVLGFIIGTLLGTILASLLWWSPRLSKTLDPYLVILNAMPKVALGPIIIVAFGPGFPSIISMGAIISIIITTIVVYTAFREVDPNYLKVLQTFGATRTQAFREAILPASFPTIISTLKVNVGLSWVGVIVGEFLVSAKGLGYLIIYGFQVFNFTLVMLALMIIAVFATIMYQLVELLERKLIKD; from the coding sequence TTGAATATTGAACAGCTTCATAACCAATATAAAACCTCATTAAAAAAAGAAAACAGGCTCATCCGCTTTTATCAGATCCTGATTTTCATCGTTTTTTTCAGCAGTTGGGAAATTTTATCCCGAACGGAAGTGATAGATCCGCTCATCTTCAGCTCCCCAACTAAAGTATGGCATCTTTTCATACAGAAACTAGGTGATGGAACACTGCTATCTCATTCCGGAGTGACGCTATTCGAGACCGTTCTCGGCTTTATCATAGGGACACTGCTTGGAACGATCCTGGCATCCCTGCTTTGGTGGTCGCCAAGATTATCCAAAACACTTGACCCCTATCTCGTCATTTTAAATGCCATGCCGAAAGTGGCACTCGGCCCCATCATCATTGTAGCATTCGGTCCTGGCTTTCCATCCATCATCTCGATGGGGGCGATCATCTCCATCATCATCACCACCATCGTCGTCTACACCGCATTTCGCGAAGTCGACCCGAACTACCTGAAGGTACTCCAAACTTTTGGCGCCACAAGAACACAAGCTTTTCGAGAAGCCATATTACCCGCCTCCTTCCCAACGATCATCTCGACATTGAAAGTGAATGTCGGCCTCTCCTGGGTCGGCGTCATCGTAGGGGAATTCCTTGTTTCGGCCAAAGGACTCGGCTACCTCATCATTTATGGCTTTCAAGTCTTCAACTTTACCCTTGTAATGCTTGCCTTAATGATCATTGCCGTCTTTGCCACAATCATGTATCAACTAGTAGAACTGCTCGAGCGAAAATTAATCAAAGACTAA
- a CDS encoding ABC transporter ATP-binding protein, translating into MSFLKIQDIHHTYFSNQTAATALADISLDIEKGEFVSFLGPSGCGKTTLLSIIAGLFPPTAGKILLENKPLKANSDLSIGYMLQQDYLFPWKTIEENILLGLKLIKKDEGLERIKTLKLLSDVGLGGTGKSYPRELSGGMRQRAALARTLAVDPKILLLDEPFSALDYQTKLKLEDLVFETLKSFGKTAVLVTHDIGEAIAMSDRIYLFSANPGSVHKIFKVPDELCELTPFHARNHPQYPMLFQTIWKELESLEY; encoded by the coding sequence ATGAGCTTTTTAAAAATCCAAGACATTCACCATACTTATTTTTCAAATCAGACGGCAGCGACCGCACTAGCGGACATTTCCCTCGACATTGAAAAAGGTGAATTCGTCTCTTTTCTAGGTCCGAGCGGCTGCGGAAAAACCACCCTGCTTTCCATCATCGCCGGGCTATTTCCGCCCACTGCAGGAAAGATCCTGCTCGAAAACAAACCGCTGAAAGCCAACAGTGACCTTTCAATCGGCTATATGCTGCAGCAGGATTATCTATTTCCATGGAAGACGATAGAAGAAAATATATTATTAGGATTGAAACTGATTAAAAAAGATGAAGGCCTTGAAAGAATAAAAACGCTGAAACTTTTAAGTGACGTTGGATTGGGAGGCACCGGAAAATCATATCCGCGCGAACTCTCGGGAGGAATGAGGCAAAGGGCAGCACTGGCACGGACACTGGCGGTCGACCCAAAAATCCTTTTGCTTGATGAACCATTTTCGGCTCTTGATTACCAAACGAAGCTGAAGCTGGAAGACCTTGTTTTTGAAACCCTGAAATCCTTCGGAAAGACAGCCGTGCTCGTCACCCATGATATCGGTGAAGCCATTGCAATGAGCGACCGCATCTATCTGTTTTCCGCGAACCCGGGAAGCGTGCACAAAATCTTCAAAGTGCCCGATGAACTGTGTGAACTCACGCCTTTCCATGCACGAAACCATCCACAGTATCCGATGCTATTCCAAACAATCTGGAAGGAGCTTGAGAGCCTTGAATATTGA
- a CDS encoding DUF6154 family protein, which yields MKLIEELYNMYRDKLTGDEEDIDMLTFAVLEQLDRKEIFELLQEMDDQELTNLMGLYIIETLKGKFAQNSLNDTKPTHFPPRNIH from the coding sequence TTGAAGTTAATTGAAGAATTATACAATATGTACCGTGATAAGCTGACTGGTGATGAAGAAGATATTGATATGCTTACTTTTGCGGTTCTGGAACAACTTGACCGCAAGGAAATTTTCGAATTGCTTCAAGAGATGGATGATCAAGAACTGACCAATTTAATGGGCCTTTACATTATTGAAACGTTAAAAGGGAAGTTCGCTCAAAATAGTTTGAACGACACGAAACCTACACATTTTCCGCCAAGGAATATTCATTAA
- a CDS encoding DNA starvation/stationary phase protection protein, translated as MAQKKLGTLVNKEIANFSVLYTKIHNYHWFVNGPHFFELHQKLEELYKEVTSNYDELAERLLAIGEKPVATLKEYMELTTIEEATGNENTEDMVQSVISDFEKLSEEFQEIIAVAEEEDPVTADMLTGMKKSLNKHAWMLRAYLGH; from the coding sequence ATGGCTCAGAAAAAATTAGGAACTTTAGTGAATAAGGAAATTGCAAACTTCAGTGTTCTTTATACGAAAATCCATAATTACCACTGGTTCGTGAATGGACCGCACTTCTTTGAACTTCACCAAAAATTGGAAGAGTTATATAAAGAAGTGACATCCAACTATGATGAATTGGCTGAAAGGTTATTGGCCATTGGTGAAAAACCGGTTGCCACCCTTAAAGAGTACATGGAATTAACGACGATCGAAGAAGCGACAGGTAATGAAAATACAGAAGATATGGTTCAAAGCGTCATCAGTGATTTTGAGAAGCTTTCCGAAGAGTTCCAGGAAATCATCGCAGTTGCCGAAGAAGAAGATCCGGTTACGGCTGATATGCTGACAGGCATGAAGAAAAGCTTAAACAAACATGCTTGGATGCTGCGAGCGTATTTAGGACATTAA
- a CDS encoding S-ribosylhomocysteine lyase, with protein MPSVESFELDHNAVKAPYVRHCGVHKVGTDGVVNKFDIRFCQPNKQAMKPDTIHTLEHLLAFNIRKHSERYDHFDIIDISPMGCQTGYYLVVSGEPTVTEIIDVLEDTFKDAVTITEIPAANEKQCGQAKLHDLEGAKKLMNFWLAQDKADLHKVFG; from the coding sequence ATGCCTTCAGTTGAAAGCTTTGAATTAGATCATAATGCTGTTAAAGCCCCATATGTTAGACATTGCGGTGTCCATAAGGTAGGAACAGACGGTGTTGTTAATAAATTTGATATCCGTTTTTGCCAGCCGAATAAACAAGCGATGAAGCCGGATACGATCCATACCCTGGAACACTTGCTTGCATTCAATATCCGTAAGCATTCCGAGCGCTACGATCATTTTGATATAATCGATATTTCGCCAATGGGATGTCAAACAGGATATTACCTTGTTGTCAGCGGTGAGCCGACAGTGACGGAAATCATCGATGTTCTTGAAGATACATTCAAGGATGCTGTTACAATTACCGAAATTCCAGCTGCAAACGAAAAACAATGCGGCCAAGCAAAATTGCATGATCTTGAAGGGGCTAAGAAATTAATGAATTTCTGGCTTGCACAAGATAAAGCAGATCTTCATAAAGTTTTCGGTTAA
- the ytkD gene encoding RNA deprotection pyrophosphohydrolase, translating to MKRFFDKNGYKVEYSEDPVFGESWHVFVLSRYKGRWVLTKHKERGLEFPGGKREAGESIEETAIREVYEETGGLVGQLQFLGQYKVHDPVKPFVKSIYYAVLREVEKKQNYLETEGPIFLEALPDVLGEEFSFIMKDEIVPLSLSRLDDAILLRNE from the coding sequence ATGAAACGTTTTTTTGATAAGAACGGATATAAGGTGGAATACTCCGAGGATCCTGTCTTTGGAGAATCTTGGCATGTTTTTGTGCTAAGCAGATATAAGGGCAGGTGGGTATTGACCAAACACAAAGAGCGGGGGTTGGAGTTCCCCGGAGGAAAGCGGGAAGCAGGGGAATCGATTGAAGAAACGGCCATAAGGGAAGTGTATGAAGAAACAGGAGGCTTGGTGGGCCAGCTGCAATTTTTAGGACAATATAAAGTACATGATCCAGTGAAGCCATTCGTTAAATCAATATACTACGCTGTATTGCGTGAAGTAGAGAAGAAACAGAATTACCTGGAAACGGAGGGCCCGATCTTTTTGGAAGCATTGCCGGATGTACTCGGTGAGGAGTTTAGCTTCATCATGAAAGACGAAATTGTACCGTTGAGCTTATCAAGACTGGATGATGCCATTTTGCTGAGAAACGAGTGA
- the ytzI gene encoding YtzI protein has product MITVLVISIIVILIVLALSVLTIGKGYSYKHTVDPIDPLPEDEGKKEEPEK; this is encoded by the coding sequence ATGATTACGGTTTTAGTCATATCCATTATTGTGATTCTGATTGTATTGGCCTTATCGGTCCTAACAATCGGAAAGGGTTACAGCTACAAGCATACAGTGGACCCCATCGATCCTTTGCCTGAGGATGAAGGAAAAAAAGAAGAACCCGAAAAATGA
- the menC gene encoding o-succinylbenzoate synthase encodes MKLSSISLKLIKTPLKRSFKTHLETVSDREVIIVEAMDEDGLIGYGEAVPFTSPWYTEETIKTCFHMLDDFLIPLTLASQIMHPDELPNLWSGIRRNAMAKSALEQAILDLYAKQKGVYLGRLFGGERSEVAAGVVVASNDIEDAILQIEDFSGSGYQRYKIKINPENDLEFLGEIRRAYPDIPLMADANSAYSLDDIPHLQKLDVFKLMMIEQPLGHDDIVEHSYLQRQLQTPICLDESINSFHDAKSALSLQSCGVINIKMAKVGGWMEAVRIHDLCLGNGVPVWCGGMIEFGISRAHNIALATLKGFTIPGDISSSSRYWEEDIIDPEVIVENGMIQVPDKAGIGFAINEKRLKELTTYSKLYK; translated from the coding sequence ATGAAGTTATCCTCCATTTCCCTTAAGCTCATTAAGACGCCTTTAAAGCGGTCATTCAAGACGCATCTCGAAACGGTAAGCGATCGGGAAGTGATAATTGTCGAAGCCATGGATGAAGACGGATTGATTGGATACGGAGAAGCTGTCCCTTTTACAAGTCCTTGGTATACCGAGGAAACGATCAAGACATGCTTTCATATGTTGGATGACTTCTTAATCCCGCTGACATTGGCCAGTCAGATCATGCATCCTGATGAGCTGCCGAACCTATGGAGCGGAATCAGACGGAATGCGATGGCGAAGTCAGCTTTAGAGCAGGCAATCCTTGATTTATATGCGAAGCAGAAGGGAGTCTACCTCGGACGGCTGTTTGGCGGCGAACGAAGTGAAGTGGCCGCTGGTGTAGTCGTTGCATCCAATGATATAGAAGACGCGATTCTTCAAATCGAGGATTTTTCCGGATCTGGTTATCAGCGTTATAAAATAAAAATCAATCCAGAAAATGATCTTGAGTTTTTAGGGGAAATACGTCGGGCCTATCCTGATATCCCGTTAATGGCAGATGCCAATTCAGCGTACAGTCTTGATGACATCCCACATCTTCAGAAGCTTGATGTGTTTAAGCTGATGATGATTGAGCAGCCGCTGGGACATGACGACATCGTGGAACATTCATATTTGCAGAGACAGCTGCAGACACCCATTTGCCTTGATGAAAGCATAAATTCATTTCATGATGCCAAAAGTGCGCTGTCGCTCCAGAGCTGTGGGGTGATCAACATTAAGATGGCTAAAGTCGGCGGCTGGATGGAAGCTGTAAGAATCCATGATCTATGCCTGGGTAATGGTGTACCCGTTTGGTGCGGCGGTATGATTGAATTTGGCATATCACGTGCACATAATATCGCACTTGCCACATTAAAAGGGTTCACGATTCCCGGTGATATATCATCTTCATCTCGTTATTGGGAAGAGGATATAATCGATCCCGAAGTCATTGTTGAAAATGGCATGATCCAAGTTCCCGATAAAGCTGGAATCGGTTTTGCCATCAATGAAAAGCGGTTAAAGGAATTGACTACATATAGTAAACTGTACAAGTGA
- a CDS encoding sensor histidine kinase, whose protein sequence is MDKSFHMPIQIKITLLSFVIVAFSILIGGIFIFGNIVSVREDEIGKRSMITAHTIAELPEVQKLVREPEGWTQLNPIIENLRKIHQADYIVVLNNQHIRYSHPVFSQLGTPSESSDESAAFAEHEYLSKAAGELGISVRAFVPILDKDREQIGVVLVGNILPTIPELIKDLKGEIAIILVLTLLFGVCGSWLMAKRIKKETFQLEPHEISRMLVERTAAFNAMHEGVIAIDNNETITIFNEKAKQIFNINGEVIGKNINDIIHDTRLPEVLDRTSPIFNQEISVQNRNIVSNRVPIKIVDKTIGAVAIFQDRTDVTKLAEELTSVKAFVEALRVQNHEHMNKLHTIAGLIQLGNLDEALHYIFQITEEQEELTRFLTKHIHDDNLVGLILSKISLGRELGIELIMDKHTKLDRFPADLDHHDFVLIIGNLIENSFAALKHCSEETKQVYLSIYQDERHCQIVLEDNGPGIPEDIHKDIFEYGFTTKGAEGSGIGLYLIDQIVKKANGEMKFTTRPNEGTSFFLSFPMHDIEENQND, encoded by the coding sequence ATGGATAAATCCTTTCATATGCCCATTCAAATTAAAATCACCCTGCTATCATTCGTAATCGTCGCTTTTTCGATACTAATAGGCGGGATTTTTATATTCGGAAACATCGTTTCGGTCAGGGAAGATGAAATCGGCAAACGATCCATGATCACTGCCCATACCATTGCCGAGCTCCCTGAAGTACAAAAATTGGTCCGTGAGCCCGAAGGATGGACGCAGCTCAATCCGATTATTGAAAACTTAAGGAAAATCCATCAAGCAGATTATATAGTTGTGCTTAACAATCAGCATATACGTTATTCCCATCCGGTGTTCAGCCAATTGGGGACCCCTTCGGAAAGCAGTGATGAAAGCGCTGCGTTCGCTGAGCACGAGTATCTTTCAAAGGCGGCTGGCGAACTTGGCATTTCCGTTCGCGCCTTTGTCCCGATCCTTGATAAAGATAGAGAGCAAATCGGCGTCGTTCTTGTAGGGAATATCTTGCCTACGATACCGGAGTTAATCAAGGATCTGAAAGGCGAAATCGCGATCATCCTGGTCCTTACACTTCTATTCGGGGTATGCGGCTCATGGCTCATGGCAAAAAGGATAAAAAAAGAGACCTTCCAACTTGAACCACATGAAATTTCAAGGATGTTGGTTGAAAGGACAGCCGCATTCAATGCGATGCATGAAGGGGTCATCGCCATAGATAATAATGAAACAATCACGATTTTCAATGAAAAGGCTAAGCAAATATTCAATATCAACGGTGAAGTCATAGGCAAGAATATCAATGATATTATACATGATACCCGTCTCCCGGAAGTGCTCGACCGGACATCTCCCATCTTCAATCAGGAAATCTCCGTTCAAAACAGGAATATTGTAAGCAACCGGGTACCGATAAAGATTGTGGATAAAACGATCGGTGCTGTGGCCATTTTCCAGGATCGCACCGATGTGACGAAGCTAGCTGAAGAGTTGACTAGTGTCAAAGCATTCGTTGAAGCCCTGCGTGTTCAAAACCATGAACATATGAACAAACTTCATACGATAGCCGGATTAATCCAGCTAGGTAATCTTGACGAAGCGCTGCATTACATTTTTCAAATCACGGAAGAACAAGAGGAATTGACCAGGTTTTTAACGAAGCACATTCACGATGATAATTTAGTGGGGCTGATATTAAGCAAGATCTCATTGGGACGGGAACTCGGAATTGAGCTCATCATGGACAAGCACACGAAATTGGACCGCTTCCCCGCTGATTTGGATCATCACGATTTTGTTTTGATAATCGGAAACCTGATCGAAAACTCATTCGCAGCGTTAAAGCATTGTTCTGAGGAAACAAAACAAGTTTATTTATCAATCTACCAGGATGAACGTCATTGTCAAATCGTGCTTGAGGATAATGGACCCGGCATTCCCGAGGACATTCATAAAGATATATTCGAGTATGGTTTTACAACAAAAGGTGCGGAAGGATCAGGAATTGGTCTTTATCTAATAGACCAAATTGTAAAAAAAGCGAACGGCGAAATGAAATTCACGACACGCCCTAACGAAGGAACAAGCTTTTTTCTTTCTTTTCCGATGCACGATATAGAGGAGAACCAAAATGACTAA
- the yidD gene encoding membrane protein insertion efficiency factor YidD: MLKKILMGIIRFYQVAISPLKPPTCRFYPTCSHYGLEAINRFGPIKGSWLALIRILKCHPFHPGGIDLVPEKKEKSEDQ, encoded by the coding sequence GTGTTGAAAAAAATATTAATGGGAATCATCCGTTTTTACCAAGTTGCTATTTCTCCATTAAAACCGCCTACCTGCCGTTTTTACCCAACTTGTTCCCATTATGGTTTGGAAGCGATCAATCGGTTCGGACCGATAAAAGGAAGCTGGTTAGCACTCATCCGGATTCTTAAATGTCATCCGTTTCATCCAGGGGGCATTGACCTTGTTCCTGAAAAAAAAGAAAAAAGTGAGGACCAATAG
- a CDS encoding hydrolase yields the protein MSENRKKYYIWLPNGQITQDRESSPWNFEIEATDNEIIKLRELFDYNYSVGDENFYRAHVPYLQYHFDRENDKQDITLQKIYEMIYALGTDEGRRHIESMGILQAKPTDDGLEY from the coding sequence GTGTCTGAAAACAGGAAAAAATATTACATTTGGCTTCCGAATGGGCAGATAACACAAGATAGGGAAAGTTCTCCATGGAATTTCGAAATCGAGGCGACCGATAATGAAATCATCAAGTTACGTGAATTATTTGATTATAATTATTCAGTAGGGGATGAAAATTTTTACCGGGCACATGTCCCATACCTTCAATACCATTTTGACCGTGAAAATGATAAACAGGATATCACGCTCCAAAAAATTTACGAAATGATTTATGCTCTAGGTACTGATGAAGGAAGACGGCATATAGAAAGCATGGGGATTTTACAGGCAAAACCAACAGACGATGGCCTCGAATATTGA